AAGCAAAACTAGTTGAACGCCTCAAATTGTTTAGCCAAGAGAAACAACTATCTGGAATTTAACCGAGTAAGACATGGTATGCTCTGCACTGAATGTTTGATGTAACAGGGTCCCAAGtaattatagtattattttatgtgcaaatTGCAGCAGTTTTGGTGAGAGTGTAATCTGTTCCCATGCGGTGAATATGCTTGTAAATATTTTGCGGATGCAAACCTGAGAGAACCTGGTTGGTTGAGTTAGGAAGTGTTGTTGAGGCGGCGCAGCTGCACAGTTGGTACTGAGAGAAGAGAGCATCTGGAGAAGGCACACAATTCAATCTTTGTACAATATTCTTTTTGGCCGTAGCCCAATCCTCATTTTTATAGACCCATTATAGTTTGAATGCGGTCTTTCGAGGAGTTTTGGATGTACTGCAATTTCTAATATTACAGATCGGGATAAATCTACAAGCATCGTTTCGTTTGGTTTTGCTCGCTGAATCAGGTGGGGGCGTTCATAGAAgtaaaggtttttttttttttttttgggtggtgGGGTGTATACAACTTATTCGTGAAGCATGGAATATATCAATGCAGTGCAGTATCTGTTGTTGATATGGGTATATTGCACCAGTTTTATATTTATGAAGTATAGTTAATTTGAATAGAATACAAGCCTGCATGCGTGATTAGACTATGGTAGGCGGGCTTATTGCGGTTCATACGAGAACTTTTGAATCTTAACCCTTTtacatattttaaatatagatcTTGCAATGGAAatacaatattttaattatagaaTGCACATAAACATGGGATTTTTACTAAAATTATTTCACTCAACTCTATAAAAGATGGGATTTCTACTCcactttgattattttattaaaactttagAAATTGGAAGACAAAGGATGTAATAGTGAATAGTGATTGATGGGATTCATTGCAAGTCCAAGGCGTTGCGGTTTCTGATGCGGCGCACAAGATGGCAAAGCTTGTCGGGGTCGGGGAGAGATGCGGAGAAGGTGTGGCGTTGCATGCATCTGTGCGTCCATGCCTTGAGCTTAGGGAACTCATCAAGAATGCTGAAGCTTCCCAACTCTTTATATGCACAAAACCAGCTGCAGAATCCACCTAATATCACATCCAAATACCCCACTCTCTCCCCTCCAAAATAAGGCTTCTCTCCGAGCTCACCTTGCAATAGCTTCACACACTCTACCATCTCCTTCTCAGCTTCCTCCAACTGTGCCTTGGTCTCGTACCTCATTGTCTTCATACTCACGGGATGTAGCTGCCATCACATCAATGGACATCTattaattagagagagagagtgatgagaaattaagagagagagagagagatgagaccTTGTGGTCAATGAAATGAGCCCAGAAGTTGGCTTTGGCTCTGTCATAAGGATCGGTGGGGAGGAGAAACGGAGTGAAGCAGCAGACTTCATCGATATACTGCACGATGTTCCACGACTCGCAGATGGGTTTGCCATTGTGAATCAGAACTGGGATTTTTCGATAAGTTGGATTCATCTCCAACAAAACCTCGCTTTTCTTTGGGAATTCTTCTTCTCTCCTCTCATAAACAATCCCTTTCTCTGCAAGTGCAATTCTAACCCTTGATCCGAACATGCTTGACCAAAAATCCAACAAAATCCACTCATCACCCCCACTCATTTTCTTACCAACTCCCTTCCTCACATCTCTCTACTTTCATTTATTTAGCTTCAATCATTCACCTATCTTACAATAttaaattttcttatatttttttagcTATTAAAATATTTGGCTATTCAATAAGGAATTCCTATTGTTTGCGTGTATTGGTCTATCGGTATTTGAATCCATTATGCAGCTCGCACGCAGGCAGGACCTTAACATCACACAATTGTGGGAAAGACAACACCTCCTAAAGTGGGTAAACATTACCGCACGCAGGTGGAGGAGAGTATTTGGGTGACTCAATTTTTCCACTGGAGCAAGGCCTCATCGGCAATAATGTCTGCAGCTTGTTTattgataatttatttgtttatatttaagGATTTACCAAAGAAATATACTTTGAAGATAATTACACTACGAAAATGTAATTAGTGGTTACAATGTTTGATTTTAAGTCTTGTTCAAAATTGGTTTCATGGACTCTAGGCGAAAACAAAAAATAGGCCCgtttaaaattgaaattttgaatttttgttcTCAGTTAGAGATATCTTATAATCGTATTTTATACGTGTGGTTGCATAACTTTACTTTATAAAATGcgataaactaaaaataattattaaatagtactccctccgtcccagattttagtatccaattttctttttttggc
The genomic region above belongs to Salvia miltiorrhiza cultivar Shanhuang (shh) chromosome 5, IMPLAD_Smil_shh, whole genome shotgun sequence and contains:
- the LOC131026452 gene encoding probable glutathione S-transferase, which translates into the protein MSGGDEWILLDFWSSMFGSRVRIALAEKGIVYERREEEFPKKSEVLLEMNPTYRKIPVLIHNGKPICESWNIVQYIDEVCCFTPFLLPTDPYDRAKANFWAHFIDHKLHPVSMKTMRYETKAQLEEAEKEMVECVKLLQGELGEKPYFGGERVGYLDVILGGFCSWFCAYKELGSFSILDEFPKLKAWTHRCMQRHTFSASLPDPDKLCHLVRRIRNRNALDLQ